In Desulfobulbus oralis, one DNA window encodes the following:
- the mqnE gene encoding aminofutalosine synthase MqnE: protein MDLYIEQAGLGHILEKVRAGKRLSLADGKTLYEHPNILALGYLANIVRERLNGKRVYFIYNQHINYSNICVNLCKFCAFGREREDPLAYEMTIDEIRRKVRERLDEPIDEIHVVGSVHPDLPFSWYLEMLKAIHEERPGVHVQAFTGVEIHHLAQLAGKSVAEALKELMAAGLGSMPGGGAEVFSPRVRALTCPKKISGEEWLQVARTAHKLGLKTNATMLYGHIETLDERLEHLDALRRLQDETQGFLAFIPLAYHPKNNELGQGRKATTGITDLKNIAVSRLMLDNFPHVKAYWIMLGQKMAQVALAFGADDLDGTVTEERITRMAGGEAGQVLGHQTLIRLIREAGLEPVQRDTLYSSLKVC, encoded by the coding sequence ATGGACCTTTATATCGAACAGGCCGGACTCGGCCACATTCTGGAAAAGGTGCGCGCCGGCAAACGGCTGAGCCTTGCAGACGGCAAAACCCTTTACGAGCACCCGAATATTCTGGCGCTCGGCTATCTGGCCAATATCGTGCGCGAGCGGCTGAACGGCAAACGGGTGTACTTTATCTACAACCAGCACATCAACTACTCGAATATCTGCGTCAACCTGTGCAAGTTCTGCGCTTTTGGCCGTGAACGGGAAGACCCGCTGGCCTATGAGATGACGATCGACGAGATCCGGCGGAAGGTGCGGGAGCGGCTGGACGAGCCGATCGACGAGATCCATGTGGTGGGCAGCGTGCATCCGGATCTGCCCTTTTCCTGGTATCTGGAGATGCTGAAGGCCATTCACGAGGAAAGGCCCGGGGTGCATGTGCAGGCCTTTACCGGGGTGGAAATCCACCATCTGGCGCAGTTGGCCGGCAAATCCGTGGCAGAGGCGCTCAAGGAGCTGATGGCGGCCGGGCTGGGATCCATGCCCGGTGGCGGGGCCGAGGTGTTCAGCCCAAGGGTGCGGGCACTCACCTGCCCCAAAAAGATCTCCGGCGAAGAGTGGCTGCAGGTGGCCCGAACTGCCCACAAGCTGGGCCTCAAAACCAATGCCACCATGCTCTATGGCCATATCGAAACCCTGGACGAACGGCTGGAGCATCTGGATGCGCTCCGCCGCCTGCAGGACGAAACCCAGGGTTTTCTGGCCTTTATTCCCCTGGCCTATCATCCGAAAAACAACGAACTCGGCCAGGGCCGCAAGGCCACCACCGGCATCACGGACCTGAAAAACATCGCGGTGAGCCGGCTCATGCTGGACAATTTCCCGCATGTGAAGGCCTACTGGATCATGCTGGGCCAGAAGATGGCGCAGGTGGCGCTGGCCTTTGGCGCGGACGATCTGGACGGCACGGTCACGGAAGAGCGCATCACCCGCATGGCCGGCGGCGAGGCCGGGCAGGTGCTGGGCCATCAGACGCTCATCCGCCTGATTCGCGAGGCGGGCCTGGAACCGGTGCAGCGCGACACCCTCTACTCCAGTCTGAAGGTCTGCTGA
- the mqnC gene encoding cyclic dehypoxanthinyl futalosine synthase, whose product MALPDLMSRVAAGERVSGGEWLVLAREASLQELGFLAHAIRMRLHPEPLVTYVIDRNINYTDICISGCKFCAFFHAPGDRGTVLSREALAQKIRETRALGGTQVLLQGGLHPDLPFSFYEEMLRFMKGLDIHVHGFSPPEIQHFSNLSGLPTREVIKRLIAAGLDSIPGGGAEILNNRVRRELAPNKCDADTWIRIMGEAHEQGLKTTATMMFGHIETLEERLEHLERVRNLQDRTGGFTAFIPWPFQPDNTPLAASRHIEKTSAVHYLRMLALSRIFLDNVPNLQASWVTQGPKIAQLALFFGANDFGSTMIEENVVAAAGVHFRLSEQEIRRLVTDAGFTPHQRLMDYTLV is encoded by the coding sequence ATGGCGCTCCCAGACCTCATGTCCCGCGTGGCAGCGGGGGAACGCGTTTCGGGCGGGGAATGGCTGGTGCTTGCGCGGGAGGCCAGCCTGCAGGAGCTGGGCTTTCTGGCCCATGCCATCCGGATGCGGCTGCACCCGGAGCCGCTCGTCACCTATGTGATTGACCGGAACATCAACTACACCGACATCTGCATCTCCGGCTGCAAGTTCTGCGCCTTCTTCCACGCGCCCGGAGACAGGGGCACGGTGCTGTCCCGGGAGGCGCTGGCGCAGAAAATCAGGGAAACCAGGGCCCTTGGCGGCACGCAGGTGCTGCTGCAGGGCGGCCTGCATCCGGACCTGCCTTTCTCCTTTTATGAGGAGATGCTCCGCTTCATGAAGGGCCTGGACATCCACGTGCACGGCTTTTCGCCGCCGGAAATCCAGCACTTCAGCAACTTGTCCGGCCTCCCCACCCGCGAGGTCATCAAGCGGCTGATAGCGGCCGGGCTGGACTCCATTCCGGGCGGCGGCGCGGAGATTCTGAACAACCGGGTGCGCCGGGAACTGGCGCCCAACAAATGCGATGCCGACACCTGGATCCGCATCATGGGCGAGGCGCACGAACAGGGGCTCAAAACCACGGCCACCATGATGTTCGGCCATATCGAGACCCTGGAGGAACGGCTGGAGCATCTGGAACGCGTGCGCAATCTGCAGGACCGCACAGGCGGCTTCACGGCCTTCATCCCCTGGCCCTTTCAGCCGGACAACACGCCTCTGGCCGCCAGCCGGCATATCGAAAAGACGAGCGCCGTGCACTATCTCAGGATGCTGGCCCTGAGCCGCATCTTCCTGGACAATGTGCCGAACCTGCAGGCTTCCTGGGTGACGCAGGGGCCGAAAATCGCCCAGCTCGCTTTATTTTTTGGGGCCAATGACTTTGGCTCCACCATGATCGAAGAGAACGTGGTGGCCGCGGCGGGCGTACATTTCCGGCTTTCGGAGCAGGAAATCCGCCGTCTGGTCACTGACGCCGGCTTCACGCCGCATCAGCGGCTCATGGATTATACGCTGGTCTGA
- a CDS encoding amidohydrolase family protein — translation MAIVLHTAAWLVPVAALPIKKGAVAVAAGKIVAVGPLAEVQARFPGVATHDHGEAALTPALINAHSHLELAHLHELSQQPHVGSFTAWVAKLLALRSQKGDNGAASAALAECRRLYDEGVSVLADIGNSDLPLDLMDRFPGRLLAFHEYLGITERDSDRNRARLQLEADSRLCSAHAPYSTHPALLQALKSRARRLGQILPIHVAEPPEELELLRSGGGEMAAFSRARAQDELHFQPAVAPTEGSIHYLYRLGLLDAETLCVHAVHLSEAELDILAGTGAKVCLCPGSNRFLGVGSAPVLRFLAHGILPALGTDSSASNPELSLWREMRLLAETPGLKPETIFAMATLGGAAALGLDRDFGSLAVGKSADMILVPLDRAVPDPAGLMQALVSPPGRHVIKRIAP, via the coding sequence ATGGCGATCGTTCTGCATACCGCCGCCTGGCTGGTCCCCGTGGCCGCGCTGCCCATCAAAAAGGGTGCGGTGGCGGTGGCAGCCGGGAAAATCGTAGCCGTCGGCCCGCTCGCCGAGGTGCAGGCCCGCTTTCCCGGCGTGGCCACGCACGATCACGGCGAGGCCGCGCTCACGCCGGCGCTCATCAATGCCCACAGCCATCTGGAGCTGGCCCATCTGCACGAATTGTCCCAGCAGCCGCACGTGGGCAGCTTCACTGCCTGGGTGGCCAAACTGCTTGCCCTGCGCAGCCAGAAGGGCGACAACGGCGCAGCGAGCGCCGCACTTGCCGAATGCCGGCGTCTGTATGACGAGGGCGTCTCCGTGCTGGCGGATATCGGCAACAGCGATCTGCCGCTGGATCTGATGGATCGCTTTCCGGGCAGGCTCCTGGCCTTTCACGAATATCTGGGCATAACGGAGCGGGACTCGGACAGGAACCGGGCACGGCTTCAGCTCGAAGCGGACAGCCGCCTGTGTAGCGCCCATGCGCCGTACTCCACCCATCCGGCTTTGCTGCAGGCCCTGAAGAGCCGCGCCCGGCGCCTGGGCCAGATCCTGCCCATTCATGTGGCCGAGCCGCCGGAGGAGCTGGAGCTTTTGCGCAGCGGCGGCGGCGAGATGGCAGCCTTCTCCCGTGCCCGCGCGCAGGACGAACTCCACTTTCAGCCCGCCGTGGCGCCGACGGAGGGCAGCATCCACTACCTCTACCGGCTGGGCCTTTTGGATGCGGAGACCCTCTGCGTCCACGCCGTGCACCTGAGCGAGGCCGAGCTGGATATTCTCGCCGGCACCGGAGCCAAGGTCTGCCTCTGCCCCGGCAGCAACCGCTTTCTGGGCGTCGGCAGCGCGCCGGTCCTGCGCTTTCTGGCCCACGGCATCCTGCCCGCCCTGGGCACGGACAGCAGCGCCAGCAATCCCGAACTCTCGCTCTGGCGGGAAATGCGGCTTCTGGCCGAAACGCCCGGCCTGAAGCCCGAGACCATCTTCGCCATGGCCACCCTGGGCGGCGCAGCGGCCCTGGGGCTGGACAGGGACTTCGGTTCCTTGGCAGTCGGCAAAAGCGCCGATATGATCCTGGTGCCCCTGGACAGGGCCGTTCCGGATCCGGCGGGACTCATGCAGGCGCTGGTCAGCCCGCCTGGACGGCACGTCATCAAAAGGATTGCGCCATGA
- a CDS encoding menaquinone biosynthetic enzyme MqnA/MqnD family protein gives MTATARIGMVNYINVAPIYEIWKEKRLPAYWQVIEGHPRQLNELLLADRIDMGFVSAFAYALHPERYRIFSGLSISATGPVGSVFLFSRLPPAQLDGRRIILTKQSDTSIRLVQIILEEWYRIRPRYEQGLVYGPDSQAGDAAAVLAIGDDALRISREGSYPVAMDLGEAWMRHTGLPFVFSVWVVREDFVRAQPEEARRIRECLLACRREGRARLPEICRKAAARIPMDCGACAGYLRAIEHDLSPVKIQALEKYFSFLVSRGEVPESAVPVKIFS, from the coding sequence ATGACAGCCACAGCCCGCATCGGCATGGTCAACTACATCAATGTGGCGCCGATTTACGAAATCTGGAAGGAAAAGCGCCTGCCCGCGTACTGGCAGGTGATCGAGGGCCATCCACGCCAGTTGAACGAGCTGCTCCTGGCGGACCGGATCGACATGGGTTTTGTCTCGGCCTTTGCCTATGCCCTGCACCCGGAGCGCTACCGGATCTTTTCCGGCCTGTCCATCAGCGCCACCGGCCCGGTGGGCAGCGTGTTCCTGTTTTCCAGGCTGCCGCCCGCCCAACTGGATGGCCGGCGGATCATCCTCACGAAGCAATCCGACACCTCCATCCGGCTGGTGCAGATCATCCTCGAGGAATGGTACCGGATCCGGCCCCGCTATGAGCAGGGACTGGTCTATGGGCCGGACTCGCAGGCCGGGGACGCGGCAGCGGTGCTGGCCATTGGCGACGATGCCCTGCGCATCAGCCGCGAGGGCAGCTACCCGGTGGCCATGGACCTGGGCGAAGCCTGGATGCGGCACACGGGCCTGCCCTTCGTGTTTTCAGTCTGGGTGGTGCGGGAGGATTTTGTGCGCGCGCAGCCGGAGGAGGCCCGCCGCATTCGGGAATGCCTGCTGGCCTGCCGCAGGGAAGGCCGGGCGCGGCTCCCCGAAATCTGCCGCAAGGCGGCGGCCCGCATTCCCATGGACTGCGGGGCCTGCGCCGGCTACCTGCGCGCCATCGAGCACGATCTGAGTCCGGTCAAGATCCAGGCCCTGGAGAAGTATTTTTCCTTCCTCGTCAGCCGGGGTGAAGTGCCCGAGAGCGCGGTGCCCGTCAAAATCTTTTCATAA
- a CDS encoding ubiquinone/menaquinone biosynthesis methyltransferase: MPILPKPEEKKQFVREKFAAISRRYDLLNSLLSLHIDRYWRWRATRLLAHRPTGWVLDLCAGTLPLALELTRQAKSRQVLAVDFCEDMLGAGLKTLHRDGRLTRIHPVCGDGERLPVATNTCLGCTIAFGIRNLGSAEKGLAEMQRILAPGGRLVILEFSRPGNPLVRPLYHFYLNKFLPAVGGLISGDRQAYQYLAESIAAFYAPETLMRMMREAGFSGVRRVPLTWGIASLYIGDKGV; this comes from the coding sequence ATGCCAATCCTGCCCAAACCGGAAGAAAAGAAGCAGTTTGTCCGGGAAAAATTTGCTGCCATAAGCCGGCGTTACGACCTGCTGAACTCCCTGCTCTCGCTCCACATCGACCGCTACTGGCGCTGGCGCGCGACCCGCCTTCTGGCGCACCGGCCCACGGGCTGGGTGCTGGATCTCTGCGCCGGCACCCTGCCCCTGGCCCTGGAACTGACCCGTCAGGCGAAAAGCCGGCAGGTGCTGGCCGTGGATTTCTGCGAAGACATGCTGGGCGCCGGCCTGAAAACGCTGCATCGGGACGGCCGTCTGACCCGCATCCACCCGGTCTGCGGCGACGGGGAAAGGCTGCCGGTCGCCACGAACACCTGTCTGGGCTGCACCATTGCCTTTGGCATCAGGAACCTGGGCAGTGCGGAAAAGGGGCTGGCGGAAATGCAGCGCATCCTCGCGCCCGGCGGCCGGCTGGTGATTCTGGAATTTTCCCGGCCCGGCAATCCGCTGGTCAGGCCGCTCTACCATTTTTATCTGAACAAATTTCTCCCCGCAGTGGGGGGCCTCATTTCCGGCGACAGGCAGGCCTACCAGTATCTGGCCGAGTCCATCGCCGCCTTTTACGCGCCGGAAACCCTGATGCGGATGATGCGCGAGGCCGGCTTTTCCGGGGTGCGGCGCGTGCCCCTGACCTGGGGCATTGCGTCCCTGTATATCGGTGACAAAGGAGTCTGA
- a CDS encoding UbiA-like polyprenyltransferase, translated as MWQKLAVLLEMIKFRHSVFALPFALMALVLAAGGWPPLRVLFWVVVAMVSARTAAMTFNRIVDRRFDAENPRTAGRAIPAGLVGLKESWLLVLGSSALFFLACALINTCTLALSPFALGLVLFYSLTKRFTWLCHVVLGLALGLAPVGGWVAMTDSFAGYPWSLSLGILLWVAGFDCIYACLDADFDRQAGLCSMPARFGRKNSFRVAVICHTLAFLLFTLTGLLMHLNGWYYLGIVLTAAALFYQHLIVKPDDLSRIKMSFFSMNGLIALTLFLSTCLALATA; from the coding sequence ATGTGGCAGAAGCTCGCTGTTCTCCTGGAAATGATCAAGTTCAGGCATTCGGTGTTCGCTCTGCCCTTTGCCCTGATGGCGCTGGTGCTGGCCGCCGGTGGCTGGCCGCCTCTGCGCGTGCTCTTCTGGGTCGTTGTGGCCATGGTGAGCGCCCGCACCGCCGCCATGACCTTCAACCGCATTGTGGACCGCCGCTTCGATGCGGAAAACCCGCGCACCGCGGGCCGCGCCATCCCCGCCGGGCTGGTGGGTCTGAAGGAATCCTGGCTTTTGGTCCTGGGCTCCTCGGCCCTGTTTTTTTTGGCCTGCGCACTCATCAACACCTGTACGCTGGCGCTTTCGCCCTTTGCCCTGGGGCTCGTTCTGTTCTACTCGCTCACCAAGCGTTTCACCTGGCTCTGCCACGTGGTGCTGGGGCTGGCGCTGGGGCTGGCGCCCGTGGGCGGCTGGGTGGCGATGACCGACAGCTTTGCCGGCTATCCCTGGTCGCTCAGTCTGGGCATTCTGCTCTGGGTGGCGGGCTTTGACTGCATCTATGCCTGCCTGGACGCGGATTTCGACCGCCAGGCCGGGCTCTGTTCCATGCCCGCCCGCTTCGGTCGGAAAAACAGCTTCCGGGTGGCCGTGATCTGCCACACCCTGGCCTTTCTGCTCTTCACCCTAACCGGCCTTTTGATGCACCTGAACGGCTGGTACTATCTGGGCATTGTCCTGACCGCAGCCGCACTGTTCTACCAGCACCTCATCGTGAAGCCGGACGATCTCTCGCGGATCAAGATGTCCTTCTTCTCCATGAACGGGCTCATTGCCCTCACCCTTTTTCTGAGCACCTGTCTGGCGCTTGCCACGGCCTGA